CTCGCCGTCCGCTTCGGAAGGTCGGCCCTTGACTATCTCCGGCAGAACAAGGCCCTGGTCGGCTTGGCGCTGCTTGCCTTCATGCTCGCCGCTTATCTCATAAGCCGGCTGTGGCAAAGACGACGTAGCGGCGGCCTTTAGACCGGGATTCTTCATCTTCTACGGTTCGCGTGGCAAGGGAGGTTCGGCGGAGCCACCGACGCGGAAGGATTCGTCCCGAACGTGGAATTCCTCATCCAGACCAATTGTGACAACGAAGCTGCGCCGCCGGCGAGTGGCCGATGCAAAGCGCAAATCGCGGATACGCACCCGCCAGCCGTCGGCAAGGTGTTCCACGTTCGCCAGCGGAAAGCGCGCCGATTCCAGGAACATTCTTGCGGTGTGTGTATTCTCGGCCGCGTCGAGAGCCGGGGAAGCGGTCGGCTTGTAATGCGTGGAGGCACGATCCGGGTCGAAACGCTCGGGCAGGAGCACGTTCACCTCGATCAATTCGTAAGTTCCGGCCGTTTCCACGACGCCGTGCCACACCGCCGGCGAGAGCGCGTCCGGAAATGCGCCCACGGCGAGCGGCGTGCGTCCGTGATAAATCCGGGCATCCAGCAAACCGACTGCGCGAGCGTGCCCATAAGCGCGCACGCCGCAGAACACCGCCACCAGCCCGAGCGCCAGGATCGCGCTCGCTCGCCCCGGCGGAGTTTTCGACCGCGCTCCAATCTCCTCACTGACCAGCTTTGTGATCCAGGGCACAAAGAGCGCCACCAGGAGAATGCCGAAGATCCAGGGATCCCAGATGAAGGCCAGGTCGGCAGCCAGCCAGCGGCCGCTAAAAGGCAAACCGGCGCGAACACCGTAAGAATCGAGCAGGTCCAGCAGCAGGTGGCTCGCCGTTCCCGCCCAGCACACCGCGAAAAAGGGCAGCCAGCGAATCCGGGAGGGCTGGCCGCGGCGGAAGATCGCCTCGCCCAAACGAAACAGAGGAAATAGCAGCGCAGCCAGGAGCGTGACTCCCAGAACCGAGTGGGTATAACCGCGCTCCCATCGGAGATATTCGAGCGGGCTGCGAAGCACCGTGGCGATGTCTATGTCGGGCAAATTGGCAGCGACGATCAGCGCCCCGGTAGCGTAGGCTGCTTTGCGATTCAGGCCCGCGCGGGAGAGAGCGACGGCAACGAGCGTGTGCGTTATGTTTTCCATGTCTCAATGGTCTTCAAAGGCGTGCTTCGCGCCGATGCATCGGGGGCCGAGGGAATACGAGAGAGAGCGCATCGGGAACAATTAGAAAATCCTGTGGTAGTTGGCCGCTTAACTCCCCGTCGCACTCGACGTAAATGTGTGGATTCT
This window of the Candidatus Acidiferrales bacterium genome carries:
- a CDS encoding metal-dependent hydrolase, which codes for MENITHTLVAVALSRAGLNRKAAYATGALIVAANLPDIDIATVLRSPLEYLRWERGYTHSVLGVTLLAALLFPLFRLGEAIFRRGQPSRIRWLPFFAVCWAGTASHLLLDLLDSYGVRAGLPFSGRWLAADLAFIWDPWIFGILLVALFVPWITKLVSEEIGARSKTPPGRASAILALGLVAVFCGVRAYGHARAVGLLDARIYHGRTPLAVGAFPDALSPAVWHGVVETAGTYELIEVNVLLPERFDPDRASTHYKPTASPALDAAENTHTARMFLESARFPLANVEHLADGWRVRIRDLRFASATRRRRSFVVTIGLDEEFHVRDESFRVGGSAEPPLPREP